In Vibrio japonicus, one DNA window encodes the following:
- a CDS encoding MATE family efflux transporter: MKKILTLALPLIISQLIAMALVLTDVWMMSRLSVSAIAAGGLGASIFSFIFIIASSTVGCVANLIAIAYGQRIARPEHGNQQIRLAVKGAVLLSALLSVTLTLCFSFVPELITFAKQPTELIEPAMDYVDTLKWAMFPSLILLVLRGLTSALGNTKSIMVMSLLTVTLNVPISYVLAFEFGFGLSGLGAGTSLAALIVMLGYGYWVFKRPKYVSFAPWRNLDEYSWKLMNPLLAMGFPIALAALLEHGLIYGGTLMAGTISVAALALHQILLQCLSFTWNINFGFSQAAAILVGQDFGAGNYDGIKRTAIRSFGITTVLSIVIAGGFILWPELIADMFNLDPALTTLLTAVLWVVALSFIVDAWQLLAINLLRGMRIVVAPTIMTAIGYWAFGLPASWLLMDAFGLAGIWGGIGIGLGVTGILLLVQLLLSIKKHHGLDSLAVAAS, encoded by the coding sequence ATGAAAAAAATATTAACGTTGGCATTACCATTGATTATTTCACAACTCATCGCGATGGCTTTGGTGCTCACCGATGTGTGGATGATGTCGCGTCTCAGCGTGTCTGCAATCGCGGCGGGCGGTTTAGGTGCCTCCATCTTCTCGTTCATCTTTATTATTGCAAGCAGCACAGTAGGTTGTGTGGCAAATTTGATTGCTATCGCCTACGGCCAGCGAATCGCGAGACCAGAACACGGAAACCAGCAGATACGTTTAGCGGTTAAAGGTGCCGTGCTATTGTCTGCTTTACTCTCTGTCACGCTCACCCTATGTTTTTCGTTTGTCCCTGAACTCATCACGTTCGCTAAGCAACCAACAGAACTTATCGAGCCCGCAATGGATTACGTGGACACCTTAAAATGGGCGATGTTTCCTTCATTAATTCTGCTCGTATTACGAGGGCTGACTAGTGCGTTAGGAAATACCAAATCGATCATGGTGATGTCATTATTGACCGTCACCCTTAATGTGCCTATCAGCTACGTGCTGGCGTTTGAATTCGGCTTCGGGCTTTCAGGCCTTGGTGCTGGCACCTCCTTGGCGGCACTTATCGTCATGCTAGGTTATGGATACTGGGTATTTAAACGCCCTAAATATGTCTCTTTTGCACCTTGGCGCAACCTTGACGAATATTCATGGAAGTTGATGAACCCTCTGCTTGCGATGGGCTTTCCTATTGCGCTTGCCGCACTTTTGGAGCACGGTCTAATCTATGGTGGCACATTGATGGCGGGGACAATCAGCGTCGCTGCACTTGCGCTCCACCAAATCCTACTTCAGTGCCTGAGTTTTACATGGAACATCAATTTCGGGTTCTCGCAAGCAGCGGCCATTCTAGTTGGCCAAGATTTTGGCGCAGGAAATTATGATGGCATTAAACGCACAGCTATTCGCAGTTTTGGTATTACGACGGTTTTGAGTATTGTCATAGCTGGCGGATTCATACTGTGGCCAGAACTCATTGCCGACATGTTTAATTTAGATCCTGCACTAACTACGTTACTGACCGCGGTTCTTTGGGTGGTGGCCTTGTCGTTTATTGTCGATGCTTGGCAGCTGTTGGCGATCAACTTACTTCGCGGAATGAGAATTGTGGTGGCTCCAACCATCATGACAGCGATCGGTTACTGGGCTTTTGGACTACCAGCGTCATGGCTGCTAATGGACGCTTTTGGTCTTGCTGGGATCTGGGGCGGTATTGGAATTGGCCTTGGAGTGACGGGGATCTTGCTACTGGTGCAATTATTGCTTTCTATTAAGAAACATCACGGACTGGATTCACTTGCTGTCGCGGCCAGTTAG
- a CDS encoding ABC transporter permease → MSFQQYRYCFIGVIKREFLRFVQQRSRLLSALIRPLLWLLVFAAGFRAALGVSIMEPYGTYITYQQYITPGLCCMIVLFNGMQSSLSMVYDREMGSMKLLLMSSLPRPLLLLSKLVSTAVLSLVQVCIFLLIVQMVGVDTPLLGYLTAIPAIFLISFFLGALGLLLSNLIKQLENFAGVMNFIIFPMFFLSSALYPLWKMKEASLWLFWICNFNPFSYCVELLRFALYQQLNVQAFGVVFFATLVVSVVAIYSFEPKQVSRRG, encoded by the coding sequence GTTACTGTTTCATTGGTGTTATCAAACGTGAGTTTCTGCGTTTTGTGCAGCAAAGAAGTCGTTTACTGAGCGCTTTGATTCGTCCATTATTGTGGTTGCTCGTGTTTGCAGCCGGCTTCCGTGCTGCGCTCGGGGTTTCGATCATGGAGCCTTATGGAACCTACATTACTTATCAGCAATATATTACCCCAGGATTGTGTTGCATGATTGTGCTTTTCAATGGCATGCAAAGTTCACTTTCGATGGTTTACGATCGAGAAATGGGCAGTATGAAGTTGTTGTTGATGAGTTCATTGCCGAGGCCGCTATTGCTGCTGTCGAAACTGGTTTCTACGGCGGTATTATCACTTGTTCAGGTGTGTATCTTTCTGTTAATTGTGCAGATGGTGGGGGTTGATACCCCTTTACTCGGTTATCTCACGGCTATTCCCGCAATCTTCTTAATCTCATTTTTTCTTGGTGCGCTCGGCTTACTGCTATCCAATTTGATTAAGCAGCTAGAGAACTTTGCTGGGGTGATGAACTTCATCATCTTTCCGATGTTCTTTCTTTCCAGTGCCCTTTATCCATTATGGAAAATGAAAGAAGCGAGTTTGTGGCTATTTTGGATCTGCAACTTCAATCCGTTTAGCTACTGCGTTGAGCTCTTGCGCTTTGCCCTTTATCAACAACTGAACGTTCAAGCCTTTGGTGTTGTATTTTTCGCAACATTAGTGGTCTCTGTGGTCGCTATTTATAGCTTTGAACCTAAACAAGTGAGTCGTCGAGGATAG
- a CDS encoding DUF1439 domain-containing protein, with protein MIRKKLTMLALMFMTLVMGGCATYSISEQEMTKYLNDNANLNQTVGIENVMYAQVSVDDLEVKIGRADKDRVSVFANTSGKVQMLNDRKRELDIDLEFSAIPEYDKETGEIFLKSLRLEHFDERSQLFTPELKTLLKPAVSLIGYALSQQPVYKLDSAQVKSVLLKSASPNLVVKDNKLVIELFD; from the coding sequence ATGATAAGAAAAAAACTAACAATGCTTGCACTGATGTTTATGACGTTGGTGATGGGAGGCTGTGCTACCTACAGTATTTCAGAACAAGAGATGACAAAATACTTGAATGACAACGCGAACTTAAATCAGACCGTTGGTATTGAGAACGTGATGTACGCGCAAGTGTCAGTCGATGATCTGGAAGTGAAAATTGGTCGAGCAGACAAAGATCGTGTTTCAGTGTTTGCCAATACGAGCGGTAAAGTGCAAATGTTGAATGATCGCAAGCGAGAGTTGGATATTGACCTCGAATTTAGTGCGATTCCTGAATATGACAAAGAGACGGGAGAAATTTTTCTGAAGTCGCTAAGACTAGAGCACTTTGATGAACGTAGTCAGTTGTTTACCCCTGAATTGAAGACGCTGTTAAAACCCGCGGTATCATTGATTGGCTACGCACTTTCTCAGCAGCCAGTCTACAAACTCGATAGCGCTCAAGTGAAATCGGTGCTTTTGAAATCAGCAAGCCCGAATTTAGTGGTAAAAGATAATAAATTAGTGATTGAGCTATTCGATTAA
- a CDS encoding LysR family transcriptional regulator, with the protein MYPYQHLPYSHNAFKVFESVARLMSFTKASEELNVTQSAVSRQIKQLENDLSSSLVIRKHRSIELSERGKELYEVLRKNYSNLDALIAQWQAPSKSRIVIKSALSYATRVLMPQVVWLNEKYPEHEIVIIPSIDEDPVLEAEDCDLLIINTRQGDKYAGKRGVTFLRHEYMAPVYSELLSNKEIQLDDLLSLPHLHATLDHQDWKIWLKNAKLQGVKKGRDTVFYSLDLALSGCLSGQGVTVTDLLLVLPEIKRQFLKCPKNISLQHSDWQYYCYQKKRSPITDELLNWLVTQTQSDEKELIRICDKFDWSYQEVTFTEQR; encoded by the coding sequence ATGTATCCTTATCAACATCTTCCTTATTCGCACAACGCATTTAAAGTGTTTGAATCTGTTGCACGCCTTATGAGCTTTACGAAAGCGTCTGAAGAACTGAACGTGACGCAAAGTGCGGTGAGCCGACAAATTAAACAGCTTGAGAATGATTTGAGCTCATCTTTAGTTATTCGAAAGCACCGTTCGATAGAGCTGAGTGAAAGGGGAAAAGAGTTATACGAAGTATTAAGAAAAAACTACTCGAATTTGGACGCCTTAATCGCCCAATGGCAAGCTCCGAGTAAAAGTCGTATCGTCATCAAAAGCGCATTAAGCTACGCGACACGAGTACTCATGCCCCAAGTCGTTTGGTTGAATGAAAAATACCCGGAACATGAAATCGTCATCATTCCATCGATCGACGAAGATCCCGTTCTTGAAGCGGAAGACTGCGATTTACTCATCATCAATACGCGACAAGGTGATAAATACGCAGGTAAGCGAGGTGTTACTTTTTTAAGACATGAATACATGGCCCCGGTTTATTCCGAACTCCTCTCTAACAAAGAAATCCAACTCGATGATTTACTTTCTCTACCACATTTACATGCCACCCTTGATCATCAAGATTGGAAAATATGGTTGAAAAACGCCAAGTTGCAAGGCGTTAAAAAGGGGAGGGACACGGTGTTTTACAGCTTGGATTTAGCACTGAGCGGGTGTTTATCTGGTCAAGGTGTCACAGTCACAGACTTGCTTTTGGTACTGCCTGAAATAAAGCGTCAGTTCTTGAAATGTCCTAAGAATATCTCGCTGCAGCACAGTGACTGGCAATATTACTGTTACCAAAAGAAACGCTCTCCAATTACTGACGAATTACTTAACTGGTTAGTCACGCAAACCCAATCCGATGAGAAAGAGCTGATCCGTATTTGCGATAAGTTTGATTGGAGCTATCAAGAGGTCACATTCACTGAACAACGCTGA
- a CDS encoding glutathione S-transferase family protein, whose protein sequence is MKLYIGNQNYSSWSLRAWLIFEQYGLDVDIIKLKLFTEDFYNTLNQVSQNEKVPTLVDEGLAIWDSIAILEYVNETYLNGKAWPESKEERAIARSISAEMHSGFSCLRNELPMNCRAARHVEFSDGAVKDIARIDAIWSKQMEEHSEGWLFGEWSIADAMYAPVALRFKTYGIELSDKAKQYQQKQLNSAAVQKWLAEASLETDIVDEDEAGIPA, encoded by the coding sequence ATGAAACTCTATATTGGTAACCAAAACTACTCGAGCTGGTCATTGCGCGCTTGGCTTATTTTTGAGCAGTACGGGTTAGACGTAGACATTATTAAGCTAAAGCTCTTCACAGAGGATTTTTACAACACGCTTAATCAAGTATCGCAAAACGAAAAAGTGCCGACGCTTGTCGATGAAGGGCTGGCGATATGGGATTCAATTGCGATTCTGGAATACGTGAACGAAACGTACTTAAACGGAAAAGCATGGCCCGAGTCGAAAGAGGAAAGAGCCATAGCAAGATCGATCTCTGCTGAAATGCATTCTGGCTTTTCCTGCTTACGCAATGAATTACCAATGAACTGCAGGGCCGCACGACACGTCGAATTCAGTGATGGTGCGGTAAAAGACATCGCACGAATCGATGCTATTTGGTCCAAACAGATGGAAGAGCATTCAGAAGGTTGGCTGTTTGGAGAGTGGTCTATTGCGGATGCAATGTATGCGCCTGTTGCACTGAGGTTCAAAACTTACGGTATAGAACTCTCTGACAAGGCAAAACAGTATCAGCAAAAGCAACTCAACAGCGCGGCTGTACAAAAATGGCTCGCGGAAGCAAGTTTAGAAACGGACATTGTCGATGAGGACGAGGCTGGTATTCCTGCTTAA
- the pip gene encoding prolyl aminopeptidase, giving the protein MVIEAQRELYPEIEPYQSFMLPMKAAQGEQCHHIYVEQCGNPDGIPVLFLHGGPGSGCRPSHRRLFDPSNYRIILFDQRGCGRSKPYGSIKDNTSAHLVADMEQIRQHLKIEKWILFGGSWGATLGLIYAQKHAERIAGLVLRGVFLGRKQDIDWVYGHSGAAKLFPFQWATLMSLLTSEEQSSPIESIYRHLNGQDEPLKLKLKQALDVWENQLVTLTPQPTAESPDFEQLAANESKRIQLHYCIHDCFIDQPLLSRPFALTDVPCHIIQGQYDMVCPLEQGWQLYQANPEFNFKVVPLSGHVASEPLIQDALLNLMDNLACLENKKPTHATSPKTNDCVDQPSAQGVKPLQRF; this is encoded by the coding sequence ATGGTTATTGAGGCGCAAAGAGAGCTCTATCCTGAGATTGAGCCTTACCAAAGCTTTATGCTACCGATGAAGGCGGCACAGGGGGAGCAGTGTCATCACATCTATGTGGAGCAGTGCGGAAACCCAGATGGCATTCCCGTGCTGTTTCTGCATGGTGGCCCAGGTTCAGGTTGTCGACCATCACATCGCCGACTGTTTGATCCCAGCAACTACCGAATCATCCTGTTTGACCAGCGTGGTTGTGGCCGTTCCAAGCCCTATGGTTCGATTAAGGACAATACTAGCGCGCATTTAGTCGCGGATATGGAGCAGATCAGGCAGCATCTTAAGATCGAAAAATGGATTTTGTTCGGTGGCTCTTGGGGAGCAACTTTGGGGCTTATCTATGCGCAGAAGCATGCAGAGCGAATCGCGGGTCTGGTGCTAAGAGGCGTCTTTCTAGGCCGTAAACAAGACATTGATTGGGTCTATGGTCATTCAGGCGCTGCAAAACTGTTTCCTTTCCAGTGGGCTACATTGATGTCTTTACTCACTAGTGAAGAGCAGTCATCACCGATTGAAAGCATTTATCGTCACTTAAATGGCCAAGATGAGCCGCTTAAACTCAAGCTCAAACAGGCACTTGACGTATGGGAGAATCAATTGGTTACGTTAACACCACAACCAACGGCAGAGTCTCCAGACTTTGAACAACTTGCTGCTAATGAATCTAAACGGATTCAACTTCACTACTGTATCCATGACTGTTTTATCGATCAGCCTCTATTGTCGAGGCCATTCGCGTTAACGGACGTGCCATGTCATATTATCCAAGGACAATATGATATGGTCTGCCCGCTAGAACAAGGATGGCAGTTGTATCAAGCGAATCCAGAATTTAACTTCAAAGTTGTTCCTTTGTCAGGGCATGTGGCGAGTGAGCCATTAATACAAGATGCGCTGCTCAACCTAATGGACAACTTGGCGTGTTTAGAGAACAAAAAACCAACGCATGCCACCTCACCGAAAACTAATGACTGTGTTGACCAACCTAGCGCACAAGGGGTAAAACCTTTGCAGCGGTTTTAG